A region of Pleionea litopenaei DNA encodes the following proteins:
- a CDS encoding peroxiredoxin-like family protein yields MKNNPLIFIAFMALALGVSCSKADSRSEIADSADLVHPLLIGQSVPDVPFWTAEGKPVTLGKLAKQKPIVLVFYRGGWCPFCNHQLAELQTIEKDLTKMGYQILAVSPELPDKLASMKADRALNYTLLSDFQIEGARAFGVAFRVENAISSLIKTRYGSELQRFKGESKANLPVPAVFIIDQEGVIQFSYVNPNYQVRLHPELLVAAAKVALKDENVRLK; encoded by the coding sequence ATGAAGAATAACCCGTTGATTTTTATCGCATTCATGGCCTTGGCCTTGGGTGTGTCTTGCTCTAAGGCGGATTCACGCAGTGAAATTGCTGACAGTGCCGATCTGGTGCATCCGCTGTTGATTGGCCAGTCAGTTCCTGATGTTCCATTTTGGACGGCGGAAGGCAAACCGGTAACCCTTGGTAAGTTAGCAAAGCAGAAGCCGATTGTGCTGGTGTTTTATCGTGGTGGATGGTGTCCCTTTTGCAATCACCAGCTCGCGGAATTGCAGACCATTGAGAAAGATCTGACCAAAATGGGCTATCAAATATTGGCAGTCAGCCCTGAGTTACCCGATAAGTTGGCCAGTATGAAAGCTGATCGAGCGTTAAACTACACCCTATTGTCGGACTTTCAAATTGAGGGTGCTCGTGCTTTTGGGGTGGCCTTTCGGGTAGAAAACGCCATATCAAGCTTGATAAAAACCCGCTATGGCAGTGAATTGCAGCGGTTTAAAGGTGAGTCGAAAGCCAATTTACCAGTACCTGCGGTGTTCATCATCGACCAAGAAGGAGTGATTCAATTTTCGTATGTGAACCCAAACTATCAGGTTCGATTGCATCCTGAATTGCTGGTCGCGGCGGCAAAAGTCGCTCTAAAAGATGAAAATGTACGCCTAAAGTAA
- a CDS encoding vWA domain-containing protein — protein MKTKKILQTVSAASLTLMIVACATTEYETTETVTPSAPRAEQDSDKITITGSRIKRSGGTARPDTEKNLSPVAVTTREEVTTQEERVEVPPKFYQRNNNYQIFKAYGVNPTVLTEAEPFSTFSMDADNGSYKLALNMLNQHRMPAKEGIRVEEFVNAMDYQYQPSDELFGLSAEVMPSPFRPGYHILHLGVQTQSIEKDARKPLNLVIVADVSGSMASGDKLGMLKKAMITLVSQLRADDKVALVTYSDDAKVIIPPTEARNAQYINQSIRELNTEGSTNAAAGIHLGYELADQMFNNESINRVILTSDGMANVGTTEPEKILQKIEDYKQKGVFLTTVGVGLQMYNDYLLEQLANKGNGNYLYFSNDNDIQEAFVDKLTQNLQTVAKDAKIQVQFNPEKVTHYRLLGYENRHLNKQDFLDGKKDGGELGAGHRVTALYEVKLTELDDDIGKLNIAYKYPMQDKVRVMKKTIPNSVIRNNVLLASSDLRLSAAAAAFAEKLRQSYWSRIYSYQKIDELLVSLPANYQRKDSVQQLSKAIEQAALLDNRIDPYKDSTPVSSISIDHVPLLQ, from the coding sequence ATGAAAACTAAAAAAATTCTACAGACCGTTAGCGCTGCTTCACTAACGCTTATGATCGTTGCCTGCGCTACGACAGAGTACGAGACCACAGAGACGGTAACCCCATCTGCGCCGCGAGCCGAACAGGACTCTGATAAAATTACCATAACAGGCTCTCGAATTAAGAGATCTGGCGGTACGGCGAGACCAGATACCGAAAAAAATTTGTCGCCAGTTGCCGTAACCACCCGTGAAGAAGTGACTACGCAAGAAGAGCGCGTTGAAGTTCCCCCCAAGTTCTATCAACGAAATAATAATTATCAAATCTTCAAAGCCTATGGCGTTAACCCCACGGTGTTAACTGAAGCAGAACCGTTCTCTACCTTTTCCATGGACGCAGACAATGGCTCTTATAAGCTCGCATTGAATATGCTGAACCAGCATCGTATGCCGGCCAAAGAAGGGATACGTGTTGAAGAGTTCGTCAATGCTATGGACTACCAATACCAACCGTCTGATGAGCTATTCGGCTTATCTGCAGAAGTCATGCCTTCGCCCTTTCGTCCCGGATATCACATTCTGCATCTAGGAGTGCAAACCCAGTCGATTGAAAAAGACGCTCGCAAGCCTCTTAATCTTGTGATTGTGGCAGACGTTTCCGGCTCAATGGCATCGGGCGACAAATTAGGCATGCTCAAAAAAGCCATGATCACTTTGGTTTCACAATTACGTGCCGATGATAAAGTTGCTTTAGTGACCTACAGCGATGATGCCAAAGTGATTATTCCGCCAACAGAAGCCCGCAATGCACAGTACATCAATCAAAGTATTCGAGAGCTGAATACCGAAGGTAGTACAAACGCAGCAGCAGGGATCCATTTAGGTTATGAATTAGCCGATCAAATGTTCAATAATGAATCCATTAATCGAGTCATATTAACCTCTGATGGCATGGCCAATGTTGGTACGACTGAGCCAGAAAAGATTCTGCAAAAAATTGAAGACTACAAACAAAAAGGTGTCTTTTTAACAACGGTTGGTGTCGGTCTTCAAATGTACAACGACTACTTATTGGAACAACTCGCTAATAAAGGGAATGGTAATTACCTTTATTTTTCGAACGATAACGATATTCAAGAAGCATTTGTCGACAAGTTGACACAAAATCTGCAAACCGTTGCCAAAGACGCCAAGATTCAAGTTCAGTTCAATCCAGAAAAAGTGACTCACTATCGGCTACTGGGTTACGAGAACCGACATTTGAATAAACAAGACTTTCTCGATGGTAAGAAAGATGGTGGGGAGTTAGGTGCAGGACATCGTGTGACCGCGCTTTATGAAGTCAAATTAACAGAGCTCGATGATGACATCGGAAAACTGAATATTGCTTATAAATATCCAATGCAAGACAAAGTAAGAGTGATGAAGAAGACAATTCCAAACTCAGTTATTCGAAACAATGTGCTATTAGCTTCATCAGATCTACGCTTATCTGCTGCTGCAGCAGCATTCGCCGAGAAGTTACGACAATCCTATTGGTCTCGCATCTACTCTTATCAGAAAATCGATGAACTGTTAGTTTCATTGCCAGCAAACTATCAGCGAAAAGACAGTGTTCAACAGTTGAGTAAAGCGATAGAACAAGCAGCCCTGCTCGATAATCGGATAGACCCCTATAAAGACTCAACGCCGGTTTCAAGTATCAGCATTGATCATGTACCCTTGTTGCAATAA
- a CDS encoding tetratricopeptide repeat protein has protein sequence MRLLKHCSQLSVLLGVCFMVAALPARSDSFETYQKNPTLENAAEVFVEGMNTRDIPTLNKIVDVDGLLDRALNGLGDDQTMRDVKRGAKQGIEANMYNNWFRVLNETDGVVDFRRLINVDGQKRALVLMDMGESGMNFLELIVNPKTRKVEDIYVHTTGETLSQSMTKVFGMMMPNSSNFLKRILDRRDIDNAIVNSFRDINNYNRQGQYDKSYRKLKTLPQDVQDTRVISLMKVFMAQSLSDEVYRKELDQLDKLHGKDPEMFFILMDHYFFTEQYERGISGLKMLNKRFGEDGAIENLISVYQFLKKDYTQALKHIDKAIAMEPEKLDHYWFKADVLNGKGDFKGTLATFDKIESMADIYVDPSELRKLEGYEAFVASDEFKRWAAKRE, from the coding sequence ATGCGTTTGCTTAAACATTGCTCTCAGTTGAGTGTGTTACTTGGTGTTTGTTTTATGGTGGCGGCGCTACCAGCACGCTCAGACTCATTTGAGACCTATCAGAAAAACCCAACGCTTGAAAATGCTGCAGAAGTATTTGTGGAAGGCATGAACACCCGTGATATTCCAACGTTGAATAAAATTGTTGATGTTGACGGATTGCTAGATCGAGCATTGAATGGTCTTGGTGATGACCAAACCATGCGAGACGTAAAGCGCGGAGCCAAGCAGGGCATTGAAGCGAATATGTACAACAACTGGTTTCGAGTGTTGAATGAAACCGATGGTGTTGTCGACTTTCGTCGCTTGATCAATGTTGACGGCCAAAAGCGTGCATTGGTGTTAATGGATATGGGCGAGAGTGGTATGAACTTCCTCGAACTCATCGTTAATCCTAAAACTCGTAAAGTGGAAGATATCTACGTTCACACCACCGGAGAAACCCTATCGCAATCGATGACCAAAGTCTTCGGTATGATGATGCCGAATAGCTCAAACTTTTTAAAGCGCATTCTTGATCGCAGAGACATTGATAATGCGATTGTGAACTCATTTCGTGACATCAATAATTACAATCGACAAGGTCAATACGATAAAAGTTACCGAAAATTAAAAACACTTCCACAAGATGTGCAAGACACTCGGGTCATTTCATTAATGAAAGTTTTTATGGCACAAAGCCTAAGTGATGAGGTTTATCGAAAAGAACTCGATCAGCTAGATAAACTGCATGGCAAAGATCCGGAGATGTTTTTTATTTTGATGGACCATTATTTCTTTACCGAACAATATGAACGTGGCATTTCAGGTTTGAAAATGTTGAACAAGCGATTTGGTGAAGACGGAGCCATCGAGAATTTAATTTCAGTGTATCAATTCTTAAAAAAGGATTACACACAAGCACTTAAGCACATAGATAAAGCCATTGCTATGGAGCCAGAGAAACTTGATCATTATTGGTTTAAAGCCGATGTGTTAAACGGTAAAGGTGACTTCAAAGGAACCTTAGCCACCTTCGATAAAATTGAAAGCATGGCCGATATTTATGTCGATCCAAGCGAACTTCGTAAACTTGAAGGTTACGAAGCTTTTGTGGCCTCTGACGAATTTAAACGCTGGGCAGCGAAGCGCGAGTAA
- a CDS encoding sensor histidine kinase — MVEYQKNQSLLTSNQQLLADATKRSLITQLNSQFNSLPNSFSELKTNWIKYEPNFYWFQQQQPVFPPKPSNASSLWDSYWQDLTSSLKDEQPKASLNKLMQERVDNIKDMASALEANDQQSLRTLMQVFLSQKENFQLTAIEEIASSLMLLEVGKNKRWSQSLVDSILFQGFQSENIHIRSAFNLLIDNVNRFNREDTQAILNLIEGYAERVNLPLDRLRDYRRAILKSETSLHSLHCTQKLVIGQDRISKAYDAENCIVIPINLPQELKSLTSQLIQRGQLDPNDSINWNMSRLPESEQELTLTIDRPSWGLQETNQQWFMLIKVIILIILVSLSIYAVQAIQLEHQRKEHYIQLKEDFVNLVSHELKTPLASIRLMAETLDKRLTKKLDGKDYPKRIEREADRLWLMVDNILSFNRLQSEKMSINKTSISLKSLVDEVQESLPEDIIINNKISPDAEALVDKPLFSLVLLNLVSNAVKYNNHSQVELTFESSINNQGLNSILVSDNGIGIDKALWADIFEPFFQAHHKQKKGFGLGLALSLKVMQIHNGSLRILQSKTLSEADASIGKINNLNNTVPYTTGTQWELTFQ; from the coding sequence ATGGTTGAATATCAAAAAAATCAATCGCTACTTACTAGCAATCAACAATTACTTGCCGACGCGACCAAGCGCTCGTTAATAACCCAACTCAATAGTCAGTTTAACAGCCTACCGAATAGCTTCTCAGAGCTAAAAACCAATTGGATCAAGTACGAACCCAATTTTTATTGGTTTCAACAGCAGCAACCAGTATTTCCACCGAAGCCCTCAAATGCTAGCTCATTATGGGACAGCTATTGGCAAGATCTGACATCGAGTCTCAAGGATGAACAACCAAAAGCGTCGCTTAACAAGCTGATGCAAGAGCGCGTCGACAACATTAAAGATATGGCAAGTGCATTAGAAGCGAACGACCAACAATCACTGCGCACTTTGATGCAAGTTTTTCTCAGTCAAAAAGAAAACTTTCAATTAACCGCTATAGAGGAAATTGCGTCTAGCTTGATGCTTTTAGAAGTGGGAAAGAACAAGAGGTGGAGTCAAAGTTTGGTGGACTCTATTTTATTTCAAGGATTTCAGTCAGAAAACATACACATTCGGTCTGCGTTTAATCTACTAATTGATAATGTAAACCGGTTTAATCGCGAAGATACTCAAGCCATATTGAATTTGATTGAAGGGTATGCGGAAAGGGTAAATCTTCCACTCGATAGGCTAAGGGATTATCGCCGAGCTATTTTAAAGTCAGAGACATCATTGCATTCACTCCACTGCACGCAAAAACTCGTCATTGGCCAAGACAGGATTTCGAAAGCCTATGATGCAGAGAACTGCATAGTTATCCCTATCAACCTTCCTCAGGAGTTGAAGAGTTTAACTAGCCAGCTTATTCAACGTGGCCAGCTGGATCCTAATGACTCAATTAATTGGAATATGAGCCGGCTACCAGAAAGCGAACAAGAGCTAACGCTTACTATCGACCGCCCATCTTGGGGACTTCAGGAAACAAATCAACAATGGTTTATGCTAATAAAAGTCATCATATTGATAATATTAGTGAGTTTATCGATTTACGCGGTTCAGGCGATTCAATTAGAACATCAGCGTAAAGAACACTATATTCAGTTAAAAGAAGACTTTGTAAATCTGGTGAGTCATGAGTTAAAAACACCGCTCGCCTCGATTCGATTAATGGCCGAAACACTGGATAAAAGACTCACTAAAAAGCTTGATGGGAAAGATTATCCAAAACGGATTGAACGAGAAGCCGATAGACTTTGGCTGATGGTTGATAATATATTGTCATTCAATCGTTTACAGTCAGAGAAGATGAGTATTAATAAAACGTCGATATCACTTAAAAGTTTAGTCGACGAAGTTCAAGAATCATTACCAGAAGATATTATCATTAATAATAAAATATCACCTGACGCTGAAGCATTGGTGGATAAACCTTTATTCAGCTTAGTTCTGCTAAATCTTGTTTCGAACGCCGTAAAATACAACAACCATTCACAAGTCGAGCTAACATTTGAGTCTAGTATTAATAACCAAGGCTTAAACAGCATACTCGTTTCAGACAATGGTATCGGTATCGACAAAGCGTTATGGGCTGATATCTTTGAGCCGTTTTTCCAAGCCCATCACAAGCAAAAGAAAGGGTTTGGCTTAGGACTGGCACTGTCACTTAAAGTCATGCAAATCCACAATGGTAGCTTACGAATTTTGCAATCGAAAACACTTTCAGAGGCAGACGCATCCATCGGTAAAATCAATAACCTGAACAATACTGTGCCGTATACTACTGGCACACAATGGGAATTAACGTTTCAATAA
- a CDS encoding tetratricopeptide repeat protein, translating into MEKTSFLASLWERRVPQSVGLYIAATWMAIEIGDWVIERFVLAPEITSYIFIAMISFLPSVILLAYQYGKKGKDPWHKSTFMVVPLNLVAAAALPIALVQPVKATEVKTAVDETGKTQEYVIPKQQYQKRILNYFWTSDNLGDDDVWLQYALPWLLSKDLARNEFLASYTAFEHAHIYQIIREAGFEKGIGEPMSLQLKTVRNHSREFFITGSVNKQENNYVMSATLYRSKDGKVEATFSAQGDNIFNTVDVLSEQISAKLVGFAARENLTDDFPVTEHVVSNIEALKSVTNTLVEKLQLPYMTDYVEKLEAAYELDKSSIEIQKLLSHAYASVGKAKLAEKFGEMVKEQSYKLTREERFFIQGYLYGLKGDYESHLKVLKLWVELYPNSADAHSTLAQYLQAYAGDLELAEQSLLKVISLLPNDLGAFFRLSKLYESMGDLDKAIVNMQKAIDLSDDDVNGNLYLALLYEQKGDFAKANDIYEKVSIIDPSNKSVVYFIALNNYKLGHFAKAKSSLSRLLEKEEVPVSQRASLVSVLNEIDVTLGKIKTARQRILDLESLLSNIPASRKMRVTTIPNIELLGKLGETALQMVEIERSVKEIEAPYSYSVEYLMLEVYKAQNNVEGVKQFINKFESLNEQDDEQHSSQNFVSYILDYAYLTLYELTNDYSKAKEKAYVIAERAKKVSGGLMARFSYLGWKVKLAELYRYTEQYHESEMLLLEVLKEFPASVLAKKALVELYIKTDRIDEARKLDADIMNTWSEADAEYVKYQEYLKVRSSLELG; encoded by the coding sequence ATGGAAAAAACATCTTTTTTAGCCAGCCTTTGGGAACGTCGGGTACCACAAAGCGTAGGATTGTATATCGCCGCCACTTGGATGGCGATCGAGATCGGTGATTGGGTCATTGAGCGATTCGTCTTAGCACCAGAAATTACCTCCTATATCTTTATTGCCATGATTTCGTTTTTGCCGTCGGTGATTTTATTGGCGTATCAATACGGCAAGAAGGGCAAAGATCCTTGGCATAAATCGACCTTTATGGTGGTTCCATTGAATTTAGTGGCCGCTGCCGCCTTACCGATTGCGTTAGTGCAACCGGTCAAAGCAACGGAAGTGAAAACCGCTGTTGATGAAACGGGCAAAACACAAGAGTATGTGATTCCCAAACAGCAGTATCAGAAACGCATTCTTAACTATTTTTGGACATCGGATAATCTAGGCGATGACGATGTTTGGTTGCAATACGCTCTGCCTTGGTTATTGTCGAAAGATCTCGCGCGCAATGAGTTTTTAGCCAGTTACACGGCCTTTGAGCATGCGCATATTTATCAGATTATTCGAGAAGCGGGTTTTGAAAAGGGCATCGGTGAGCCGATGTCGTTGCAGTTAAAAACGGTTCGCAATCATTCGCGAGAGTTTTTCATTACCGGTTCGGTCAACAAGCAAGAGAACAATTATGTCATGTCGGCAACGCTTTATCGCTCGAAAGACGGCAAAGTCGAAGCGACCTTTTCAGCGCAAGGCGATAATATTTTCAATACGGTTGATGTACTTTCTGAGCAAATCAGTGCCAAGTTAGTGGGGTTTGCTGCCAGAGAAAATTTGACCGATGATTTTCCCGTTACTGAGCATGTTGTTTCGAATATCGAAGCCTTAAAGAGTGTAACCAATACGTTAGTTGAGAAACTTCAACTACCTTACATGACAGATTATGTTGAGAAACTTGAAGCGGCTTATGAATTGGATAAATCTTCAATAGAAATTCAAAAGCTGCTGTCGCACGCTTATGCGAGTGTTGGCAAGGCGAAGTTGGCCGAAAAATTTGGCGAGATGGTTAAAGAGCAATCATATAAATTAACGCGAGAAGAACGGTTTTTTATTCAAGGTTATCTCTATGGTTTAAAAGGCGATTATGAATCGCATTTAAAAGTACTGAAACTCTGGGTCGAGCTGTACCCTAATTCAGCTGATGCTCACAGCACTTTGGCTCAATACCTTCAAGCTTATGCTGGTGATCTAGAGTTAGCGGAACAAAGTTTATTGAAAGTTATTTCTTTGCTGCCTAATGATTTGGGGGCGTTCTTCCGACTGTCTAAACTGTACGAGAGCATGGGCGATCTCGACAAAGCCATTGTGAACATGCAAAAGGCTATCGACCTTAGTGACGATGATGTTAACGGCAATCTCTACCTTGCTCTGCTGTATGAGCAAAAAGGTGATTTCGCGAAGGCCAACGATATTTATGAGAAAGTCTCGATAATTGATCCTAGCAATAAATCGGTGGTTTACTTTATTGCCCTGAACAATTACAAGTTGGGTCACTTTGCTAAAGCGAAATCGAGTCTCTCTCGATTACTTGAAAAAGAGGAGGTTCCAGTTAGTCAGAGAGCCTCATTGGTGAGCGTATTGAATGAAATTGATGTAACGCTTGGAAAAATTAAAACCGCTCGTCAACGGATTCTTGATCTAGAAAGTCTGCTGTCGAATATTCCTGCATCGAGAAAAATGAGGGTTACCACCATCCCGAATATTGAGCTGTTAGGAAAGCTTGGAGAGACGGCTCTGCAAATGGTAGAGATTGAACGTTCCGTCAAAGAGATTGAAGCGCCTTACAGTTATTCGGTTGAGTACTTAATGCTTGAAGTTTATAAAGCACAGAACAACGTTGAAGGTGTTAAGCAATTCATTAATAAGTTCGAATCGTTGAATGAGCAAGATGACGAACAACACTCGTCGCAAAACTTTGTGAGTTATATTCTTGATTACGCTTATTTGACTCTTTATGAATTAACCAATGACTACTCGAAGGCAAAAGAGAAGGCTTATGTTATCGCCGAAAGAGCAAAGAAAGTTTCAGGCGGCCTTATGGCGCGGTTTTCTTATCTCGGTTGGAAGGTTAAGTTAGCAGAACTCTATCGCTATACTGAGCAGTATCATGAAAGTGAAATGTTGCTGCTAGAAGTGTTAAAAGAATTCCCGGCTTCAGTACTCGCCAAGAAAGCGTTGGTCGAGTTGTACATTAAAACCGATCGCATTGATGAAGCTCGAAAACTTGATGCGGATATTATGAACACCTGGTCAGAAGCCGATGCTGAGTATGTGAAGTATCAAGAGTATTTGAAGGTGAGGAGTTCCCTGGAGTTGGGGTGA